One stretch of Pandoraea oxalativorans DNA includes these proteins:
- the msrB gene encoding peptide-methionine (R)-S-oxide reductase MsrB, whose product MRLSDLYPPKPRKPDTPATRPARAVAASAAPTPARRLFLLSATAAAAAAAAGLVPRLVRPALAADGPNAKVTEHFEVAMSDAEWRKRLSAGQYEILRQEGTERPYSSPLNDEHRAGTFACAGCAQPLFSSRTKFDSHTGWPSFWTPLDKAVGTHTDRSFGMVRTEVHCSRCGGHLGHVFDDGPKPTGLRYCMNGLAMTFRPQAA is encoded by the coding sequence ATGAGATTGTCCGATTTGTACCCGCCCAAACCCCGGAAGCCCGACACACCGGCGACGCGGCCCGCACGTGCCGTGGCGGCGAGCGCCGCCCCCACACCCGCGCGCCGTTTGTTTCTACTGAGCGCGACGGCGGCCGCCGCCGCAGCGGCCGCCGGGCTGGTGCCGCGTCTGGTGCGCCCGGCCTTGGCGGCCGACGGCCCCAACGCGAAGGTCACTGAACACTTCGAGGTGGCCATGAGCGACGCCGAATGGCGCAAGCGCCTTAGCGCCGGTCAATACGAGATCCTGCGTCAGGAAGGCACCGAACGTCCGTACTCCAGCCCGCTCAACGACGAGCACCGTGCAGGCACGTTTGCCTGTGCGGGCTGCGCGCAGCCGCTGTTCTCGTCGCGCACGAAGTTCGACAGCCACACCGGCTGGCCGAGCTTCTGGACGCCGCTCGACAAGGCCGTAGGCACGCATACGGACCGGAGCTTCGGCATGGTGCGCACGGAAGTGCATTGCAGCCGTTGCGGCGGCCATCTGGGCCACGTCTTCGACGACGGTCCCAAGCCGACCGGCCTGCGCTATTGCATGAACGGTCTTGCGATGACGTTCCGTCCGCAAGCCGCCTGA
- a CDS encoding cytochrome c biogenesis protein DipZ: MTLLILAYLGGILTIVSPCILPVLPFVFSRAGQSFSRSVLPMLAGMVLMFALVATLAAVGGSWVVQANQYGRWLALALVAVFGATLLFPKLAERLTHPLVSLGNRLTQSAQSDDNASGESRGTGPGASFLLGIATGLLWAPCAGPILGLVLTGAALQGASAGTTLLLVAYAAGAATSLALALIVGGCVFATMKRSLGAGEWIRRVLGGLMLAGVAAIALGLDTGVLAQVSTASTGGIEQHLVDQLGARRNTNGNDSGNAPQAPQTDANTTANSPAMTAASNAVVRTAAHEPAPLPVEGQLPSLDGAVQWLDSPPLTAQALRGKVVLVDFWTYSCINCLRTLPYVKAWAQKYRDQGLVVIGVHAPEFAFERDIDNVKKAVKDLGVDYPVAIDNNFAIWRGFNNQYWPAHYFVDAQGRVRYHHFGEGNYAESERVIQQLLREAGAKQVADGIADVKTAGVEQAPDMSDVGSPETYVGYARAEHFTSPGGAVKDAVSDYRAPGAPSLNDWGLAGHWNVGPEQATATQAGARIVYRFHARDLHLVLGPDANGKPVRFRVTLDAQAPGNAHGTDVAADGTGTVTSQRLYQLVRQTGDVQDRTFAIEFLDPGASAYAFTFG, encoded by the coding sequence ATGACTTTGCTCATCCTTGCGTACCTCGGCGGGATTCTGACGATCGTCAGCCCGTGCATCTTGCCGGTGCTGCCGTTCGTGTTCTCGCGTGCCGGTCAGTCGTTCTCGCGCAGCGTGCTGCCCATGCTCGCGGGCATGGTGCTGATGTTCGCACTGGTCGCCACGCTGGCCGCCGTCGGCGGTAGTTGGGTCGTGCAGGCCAACCAATACGGCCGCTGGCTGGCGCTCGCGCTCGTCGCCGTGTTCGGCGCGACGCTGCTCTTTCCGAAGCTCGCCGAGCGCCTCACACACCCGCTCGTGTCGCTGGGCAACCGTCTGACGCAATCCGCACAGAGCGACGACAACGCCTCGGGCGAATCCAGGGGCACCGGTCCCGGCGCGTCGTTCCTGCTTGGCATTGCTACGGGCCTGCTCTGGGCACCGTGCGCTGGCCCGATCCTCGGCCTCGTGCTGACGGGCGCCGCACTGCAAGGCGCGAGCGCCGGCACGACGCTGCTGCTCGTCGCGTACGCCGCAGGCGCTGCCACGTCGCTCGCACTGGCCCTGATCGTCGGTGGATGCGTCTTCGCCACCATGAAGCGCTCGCTGGGCGCAGGCGAGTGGATTCGCCGCGTGCTCGGCGGTCTGATGCTCGCAGGCGTCGCCGCTATTGCCCTGGGCCTCGATACGGGCGTGCTGGCACAGGTTTCGACGGCCTCGACCGGCGGCATCGAACAGCATCTGGTCGATCAGTTGGGCGCGCGCCGAAATACCAACGGCAACGACAGCGGCAACGCACCGCAAGCGCCGCAAACCGATGCGAACACCACCGCCAACAGCCCGGCCATGACGGCCGCGAGCAATGCCGTGGTCCGCACCGCCGCGCATGAACCCGCACCGCTGCCGGTCGAGGGGCAGTTGCCTTCGCTCGACGGCGCCGTGCAATGGCTCGACTCGCCCCCGCTCACGGCTCAGGCACTGCGCGGCAAAGTCGTCCTCGTCGACTTCTGGACGTACTCGTGCATCAACTGCCTGCGCACCCTGCCCTACGTGAAGGCGTGGGCGCAGAAGTACCGCGATCAGGGGCTGGTCGTCATCGGCGTGCATGCCCCCGAATTCGCCTTCGAGCGCGACATCGACAACGTCAAGAAGGCGGTGAAAGATCTGGGTGTCGACTATCCGGTCGCCATCGACAACAACTTCGCCATCTGGCGCGGCTTCAACAACCAGTACTGGCCGGCGCACTACTTCGTCGACGCGCAGGGTCGCGTGCGCTATCACCACTTCGGTGAGGGCAATTACGCCGAATCGGAACGCGTGATCCAGCAATTGCTGCGCGAAGCCGGGGCGAAACAAGTCGCCGACGGCATCGCCGACGTGAAGACCGCCGGTGTCGAGCAAGCGCCCGACATGAGCGACGTGGGCTCGCCGGAAACCTATGTCGGGTATGCGCGCGCCGAGCACTTCACGTCGCCGGGCGGTGCAGTGAAGGACGCCGTCAGCGACTATCGCGCGCCGGGCGCACCGTCGCTGAACGACTGGGGACTCGCCGGACACTGGAATGTCGGCCCGGAACAGGCCACGGCCACGCAAGCCGGTGCACGCATCGTCTATCGCTTCCATGCCCGCGATCTGCACCTCGTGCTCGGGCCGGACGCCAACGGCAAGCCCGTGCGCTTTCGTGTGACGCTCGACGCTCAGGCGCCGGGCAACGCGCATGGCACCGACGTGGCTGCCGACGGCACGGGCACCG